The following proteins come from a genomic window of Mycolicibacterium rufum:
- a CDS encoding acyl-CoA dehydrogenase family protein: MAGPSYLEPGTATSAELRDRFQPIFDRIAEGNVARERDREFPRDQVRWLNEAGFGTIRIPQSRGGFGATLEQTFELLSDLAVADPNVSHIWRNHLAFVEDRLNADVSDTNDRWIKRFLHGEFVGGGWTEANSVTLANMVTTVIARGDHWVVTGSKYYATGSFYADWLDVLGRDEHGELLTALVRADDPGVTLLDDWRGFGQRTTASGSARYDGVRAERGDVFPAVERFSYQAHFYQMAMLSVLTGIARAALRGGSTALTDRARNYPQGLAERPADDVQLLQVIGEVAAEAFAAQSALARAAQSLDAVAVGRIAGESATARARLIDAEIAVSQAQLVIIASALQATTAIFDALGASGVSEGLALDRHWRNARTLASHNPRVYKARIIGDWLINGKDPVPDLVARHRGGQGV; the protein is encoded by the coding sequence GGCCGGACCGTCCTACCTGGAGCCCGGTACTGCAACCAGCGCTGAACTTCGCGATCGATTCCAGCCGATCTTCGACCGCATCGCCGAGGGCAACGTCGCGAGGGAACGCGACCGCGAGTTTCCCCGTGACCAGGTGCGGTGGCTCAACGAGGCGGGCTTCGGCACGATACGCATCCCGCAGTCTCGGGGTGGATTCGGCGCCACACTAGAGCAGACCTTCGAGCTGCTGTCCGATCTCGCCGTGGCCGACCCCAACGTGTCCCATATCTGGCGTAACCATCTCGCCTTTGTGGAGGATCGGCTCAACGCCGACGTGTCCGACACCAACGACCGATGGATCAAGCGTTTCCTGCATGGCGAGTTCGTCGGCGGCGGCTGGACCGAAGCCAACAGCGTCACGCTGGCGAACATGGTCACCACCGTGATCGCACGAGGCGACCACTGGGTGGTGACGGGGTCGAAATACTATGCCACGGGCAGCTTCTATGCCGATTGGCTCGATGTCCTCGGGCGTGACGAGCATGGCGAACTCCTGACCGCGCTGGTTCGGGCCGACGATCCGGGGGTGACACTGCTCGACGATTGGCGCGGCTTCGGACAGCGCACCACCGCCAGCGGATCGGCGCGCTACGACGGGGTGCGCGCCGAGCGGGGAGACGTGTTCCCCGCGGTCGAGCGCTTCAGCTACCAGGCGCACTTCTACCAGATGGCAATGCTGTCGGTGCTCACCGGGATCGCACGAGCAGCCTTGCGGGGCGGATCCACGGCGCTGACCGACCGCGCGCGCAACTATCCGCAGGGCCTCGCCGAACGGCCCGCCGACGATGTCCAGCTGCTGCAGGTGATCGGCGAGGTGGCGGCCGAGGCGTTCGCCGCCCAATCAGCACTGGCACGGGCCGCGCAGAGCCTGGACGCAGTGGCGGTGGGACGAATCGCCGGTGAGAGTGCCACGGCGCGAGCGCGATTGATCGACGCCGAGATCGCGGTGTCTCAAGCGCAATTGGTGATCATCGCCAGCGCCTTGCAGGCGACGACTGCGATCTTCGACGCCCTCGGCGCCTCAGGCGTCTCGGAGGGTCTGGCGCTGGACCGGCACTGGCGCAACGCGCGAACCCTGGCGTCGCACAACCCCCGCGTCTATAAGGCACGCATCATCGGGGACTGGTTGATCAACGGCAAGGATCCGGTGCCCGATCTGGTGGCGCGCCACCGCGGCGGGCAGGGCGTCTGA
- a CDS encoding nitroreductase family protein: MEAWDALRARRNVRQYLPDPIPADALDRILEAGWRAPSASNRQHWDFVVVTDHQQLQELSTVWLGAGHIAGAPAAIALVLPEPTEERDKVIDQYDLGQATFAMTIAATDLGIGTGHSAVGDQERARAILGVPDDHLVSYLLGVGYPADRPLKPIDRPNRRPFDEVVHRGRW, encoded by the coding sequence ATGGAAGCTTGGGACGCTCTTCGCGCTCGCCGCAATGTTCGGCAGTACCTTCCGGATCCGATACCGGCGGACGCCCTCGATCGCATCCTGGAAGCAGGCTGGCGCGCCCCGTCGGCGTCGAACCGCCAGCATTGGGACTTTGTGGTGGTAACAGATCATCAACAGTTGCAGGAGCTTTCGACGGTATGGCTCGGCGCGGGCCACATCGCCGGGGCTCCGGCGGCGATCGCTCTCGTCCTGCCCGAACCCACTGAGGAGCGCGACAAGGTCATCGACCAGTACGACCTGGGGCAGGCCACCTTCGCGATGACCATCGCGGCGACCGATCTCGGTATCGGGACGGGGCATTCCGCGGTAGGGGACCAGGAGCGGGCAAGAGCCATCCTGGGAGTTCCCGACGACCACCTGGTGTCCTACCTGCTCGGTGTCGGTTATCCCGCAGATCGCCCGTTGAAGCCGATCGACAGGCCGAACCGCCGGCCTTTCGACGAGGTGGTGCATCGCGGGCGCTGGTGA